A window of Canis lupus familiaris isolate Mischka breed German Shepherd chromosome 12, alternate assembly UU_Cfam_GSD_1.0, whole genome shotgun sequence genomic DNA:
GGGTGGGTGACGGTGAGGAGCGTGGGGAGCAGTCCGGGGGATTCAGGTTTTCCAGATGGCAGGACTCAGGGGGGGGAGTGAGTAGAGTAGGGACGCGCTGAGGCGCGGGGGCAGGCGATACATTTTGGAGGACTTGGAGGTGCTTGGGAAGCGTCTGAAGGCAAGTGTGTAGTAGACAGTTGGATGTGAGGGACTGGAGAGAATTCTGAGCCAGTGATACTAGAGTTGTTCAGTTCATTCAGTCTGCGGAGGTGGGCGAGATCGGGTAGGAAGAGTAGAAGAGTGGTTTTTAACCTTTTTACAGACTTTAAGAGATAAAGCTATGGCCCTTTCTCTccagaaaaatgcatatatgcCGCATACATAGAAGGtatatgtgcatttttctttttttttttagggggagggTGGGTTGTTTTACAGATCCTCTGAGGTCCAGGGTTAAGGACCTCAAGTTTAGAGTGAAAGGGCCAAATCTACAAAGCTAAGAGATACCCACATTtaaggcagtgtttctcaaagtatgtCCCGAGTTCCACCTGTATCAGAATTACCTGGGCTGCTTGTTAGAAAATACAGGTTCCTGGGACTCACCTAAAGCTAATAGATGCAGATCTCTTGAAGTGGGACCTGGGAATCTACATTCTGAATTACTGTCCCAAGTGATTCTTAATGTTCCTTAAAATTTGGGACCCATTGTTGTAAagggaaagcagaggaagaggagtctCGTCTCTGGAAGAGGCTGGGAAGGAATTGTCAGAGTTAGGAGGAACCCAGGAAGAGGCCTGTTGAGAAAGCAAATAGATTTTCAAGGAGGTGGAATAGTTGGCAGTGTTAGAACCTGTGATTTAAGGCCAGTAAATTAAGTAAGGTAATACCCCAAATCAGTCCATTGGATTTAGCATGTGGAAGATTAATGGTAACCTGTCAGGacaaaaagagggaagaaaaggaagttgGAGACTAGCTCCACTCTCGGGAGGAAGCAAGTTAGATAGaaccactccttttttttttagattttatttgtttatttatgagaaacacacggcgagagaagcagagacataggcagagggagaagcaggctccatgcagggagcccaatgtgggactccatctcgggactccaggatcacaccttgggccgaaggcaggtgccaaaccgctgagccacccagggatcccccatagaaCCACTCCTTACAGAGTATTTGTTGTTTGTAATTTACTGATGgtagcctaatttttaaaaagctttaaaaattgcacaaaggaaaatataaacacaCGATTTAAAGAATGTTCATAAAGCAGATACCCATAAAGCAACTACCACCTAAGGCAGACTATAGCCACATACATCACTCTCTGATGGAAATGAGTTGTGTCCCTTGGTGATAACTATGGTCCTGACCCGTATGATAATTGTTCCCTTGGTTTTCTTTATACCACCTATGTGTTTACCCGTAAACAACATAGCCCAGTTTTATCCATTTTTGACCTTGATGTAAATAAAGTAATATGTATGGATGTATGTACTGTATTTATACCGTGTTTCATTAGGTGGATACTTTTGAAATTCTCAGTTTCATGTAGTGATAGTGCATTTGCTTTCATATATTCCTATTTTGTGAATATATCCCATTTTGTCAGTTCTAGTGAAAAATTTCCTATGTTTCTAGGAAATTGttagtcatttaaatttttaaattttctaatttagatAAAGTCTGTAGTCTTGTTTTACTGTCTATTGGATGTGTAGTGATGaccctttttcattctttagaTTATCTGTGCTTTTTTCtagtcccaccccaccccccattttcTTGGTCAGTCTCACCAGGGGCTTATCAATTTTAATAGTCTTTCAGTGAATTAATGCTTAGTTTTGTAGCTCtctcatgttttctgttttattgacgCTTTCTCTCTACTGTtgggtttattttactttttttcccattatttcatcctcttcctttctgatatatGCACGTCAAGTTGTCGTTTATCATAAGCACATGCAGATATATATAGTTTTGGCACGTATTTTAATTATGattcagtttaaaatatattgtaacatttttgtgagttttttcttTGACCAAGGGTTGATTAGAAATGTGACTTAATTTTATACAATTTCATATTACCTAGTTGTTACTGATCTCTGACACAAATGATATTGTGGCCAGAGAACATACACACTATGATTTCAGTCATTGGAAGTTTATTGAGACTATGTGGTCAGTTTTGCTAGTCTATGTATATTtgaagagaatatatatttttcaattgttaATGTAAGTTATTTCCTCACCGAGTCTGCTCTGTTCTGTGAATTTATAGTGGGTTAGTATACTTTTGAGATTTTGGActtgctattatttcttcagatacttTCCCTCACCCAAAATCTCGACCACTAATTCCTTGAAGGCAGGGCCTATGTGTTAATCACTACTTTATCTTAGTGTCTGGCGTATTATTGgttttatgaaatatatgttGATTGATAGGGAACTGATGAGATGGGTGGATAGAAAGGTGGGTAAGTAATTTGAAAAGACTACTTAGTAAACCACCTGATTCTTTCCCCACAGTTTTTCCTTTGCTTAGAGAAAAACTCCCCAATATTGACAATAAAATCTCCCTGCCCAGAAGTTCCCAGAGATAGCAGAGTGGCTTACCCTGATGCCCTTCTTTTTATTGCCATCTCTCTGGAAACAGAAGGAGCTTCAAGAGCAGGGGGAGATCAGAATCGTCCAGCTAGGCTTTGACTTGGACGCCCATGGGATCATCTTCACTGAGGACTACAGGACCAGAGTGCgtgtaactgtgtgtgtgtgggggggcggggcaggctgGGAAGTTGAAgagtggaaggaaaaagaaacatactcTCTTACTCTGTGTCACAGAGAGGACATGGGGCTCTGCTGAGCAGTAATATGAACGAGAGGGAAATGAGGGAAAGTCTGAGAGGTAGAAGGACATGAGTGAAAGGGAAAACCAGAAGAGAAATGTCCTGAAGGGGTCAgtggagggtgagggtggggccaGACTGCATCTGTCATCTCTGGTTCCAGGTCCTCAGGGCCTGTGATGGCCGACCATATGCTGGGGCAGTGCAGAAGTTTCTGGCTTTGGTACTTCCAGCCTGTGGGGACCTTAGCTTCCAGCAGGACCAAATGACAGAGACCTTCGGCTTCAGGGACCCAGAGATCACGTGAGACTTGGGGGACCAATAGAACTTCCCTGTTTCCTCCCAGTCCCATCAagccttttccttcttccagtgCACCTACCAAAAAGATAGACTCTTCTTTTTAGTAAAATGACCTAAATTTGTACTCTTTCACCAAGAGAGGAGGCCTGTCTTTACCTGAGGCCTTAGAAAGAATACTGGTCTAAAATCCAGGAGCTCTGGATGGCTAATCCAATGACTAGTTGCCCACCAGGTACCATAAGTGCCTGTTGTGAACCCTGCTGAGACTAAGAGAATAGAGAGGGGTATGAGCTTGGGATGGTCCTAAAGCCTTCTCATTAAAAAGCAGAAACTGGGGTGAAGTGAGGATTCCATTTCATGGGGCCTTATCTGGCTCAGGTTCCCTATGTTGTAACCCAAGGTATATGtgaaagcattttatatatttttagtaagaCATGGGAGGATCCATGGTGAGGCCTGGGGAAGGCAAGTGGCAGGAGCACAGAAGAAAGGCCCTTGTTTATCCCCTGGGGTTAGGCCAAGAGTATGTGAGGGCATGTGgtcaaggaggaggaagagaggagaagcagcttTAGTTGAACAGGTAatagtaagaggaaaaaaaagtgggggtgggaggcagtcTAGGAAGAGGAATGGAAGCAAGGGCCTGGGGCGTTAAACAGCAAGGTGAGCAGAGAACCACTCGGGGTGGGCTACTGTTACCTAGTCCCCTTGCATGGTTGTGCAGTTTTGGGGAGACAGTGTCCAAGTGTCAGTAGGCCTCCTCTCCTGGCTTCTCGCCCTCCTTAGGCATCTGGTGAATGCTGGAGTCCTCACTGTCCGAGATGCTGGGAGTTGGTGGCTAGCTGTGCCTGGGGCTGGGagattcatcaaatattttgttaaaggtaTTCTATCTGCAGCTCAAGTCCTCAGCCCTTTAAGGACACCTTTGGGTAGCTCCTTGGGGCCCAAGCCTTATGCCTTTCCCCTCTCCTGTGCCACTTCTCCAGGGCGCCAGGCTGTCCTCAGCATGGTCCGGAAGGCCAAGTACCGAGAGCTACTCCTATCAGAGCTTTTGGGCCGGCGGGCACCTGCCTCGGTGCGACTTGGCCTCACTTACCACGTGCACGACCTCATTGGGGCCCAGCTAGTGGACTGGTGAGTCTCGCCCTCAGCCTCTAGCAGATGATAAGGCAGTGAACCAAGGTTGGACTCCCTCCTGGGACTATCCCAGGCCAAGCTCTGAGTTTTACCCAGACTTTTGGCCTAGGTATCTGGCTCCAGCCTCgtcttttcttttgcttgcaCAGTGTCTCCACCACTTCTGGAACTCTCCTCCGCCTGCCGGAGACGTGAGGATTCTGCTCATCATTGCATATCTCTGCAGAGTGGGTTGAGAGGGGTCCAGGAGTATGTCCAGTGGTGGATGAGATAGGGTCACCTTGGGAAGACGTAGGAGCCCGGATGAGTGTTGGGCTTGCATCTGCATAAAGGGTCAGACGTGATTGCTGCTGTTTACCTGGGCTCTGACCCAGTGGTGGGGTTTGGGCAATGCTTCTCTGCCCTTCTGTGGGACTGGAGCCACAAACCGTGCCAAGGCCATGGCTCTTGCCTTTCACACAGCAAAGTACTGCTGTCGCTCTTGGGATAGGAAGACGGGATTTCCGGGAAGGCTGGTGAGGGAGGGCAGagttctttcttaaatgttaagATCAAGCTGCCAAATAAAGTACAAACCATGTGCAATTTCTTGGATGTCTTTTGTTGGATGTAATATGTATCTGGACACCTGGTTTGGGGGCAGAGTTAAAGCCAACCTTGAGCCTGAGCTTTGCCTCATTGTTCCGAGAGAGAAAAGGACACTGGGGTCCATTCTCCCTGCAGGGTAGTAAGGGTATGCCCTGTGTCCTCAGCCATGGAATTTGTGTTGGGGCCTACACAGAGCGAAGGCCTGGTGTCGTTCAGGTTTTGTGGGGGTTGTAGTTAGAGACAAGTgtctggtattttgttttgttaggaTTTTTACCAAGGAAGCCATGTATCTCCAACCATGTACTGAGCCACACTGGACTCCTACGCCCATGCGTGCGTATGTGTATACCTGTACACCCAGGTACACCCAATATAGCGGCTGCCCAGGGCACTGGGATGAGAGGGTTAACGTGGAAGGACAGGACTCGGAGCCATGATTTCCTCAGATGCCTTCAGAGACCCAGGTGTCGGGGGTtgtccctcctccccctgacCCTGCTAAACACCGGGCTTGGGGCCAGTTGCATTTCTTGCCTGTCACATGGTTTCCCAGCTTAGCGGGGCCAGGGGAGGAGCAAGGTCCAGAGTCAAATCTGCTCAGAGCCCGGGCTTGACCAGAGAGGAGCAGGCAGACAGACTGGTCTGATCCCTCTTGGGTCCTCCAGCCATGAGGCTCCTCTGGGGACTGGCCTGGATGGCCAGTTTCTTTGCCCTATCCCTGCAGAAGCCCAGGTCGGGAAGGAAGGACACCAGTGCTTGAGGAGGACAGGGCTGGTGGCGGGAGAGCAGGCGTAGGGGACCTAACTGAGGACGGGGGGACAGAGGGGCCTGGGGGATGCTGAACACCAAACCTTCCTGCTCTCCCTAGGTTGCTCCTGTTTTCGCCTTCTGTGGTTCACCTGGGGGTCCCCCTGTCAGTGGGGGTGCAGCTCCAGGATGTTCCCCGGGGACAGGTGGTGGCAGGATCAGTGTTTCTGAGAAACCCATCCAACCTGAATGCCCTCTGCTCCACAAAGGCTGACTTTACCCTCAGCTCAGAAAAAGACTTCGTGCTCCTTAGCCTCCAGGTAACTAGCCTCCACTCCCCTCTATGGCTTCTTAGCAACTCTCATCCTGCTCCCCTCTGGTCAGCGTTTTGTGCTCTCGCTAGGCTCCCCCTGCCACACCTTGCATGGCTGCCTTTCCtgtttctgtctccatctctgactTTTTCCTTCTGCCCTGTCTCTGAcctgctccctctccctatcACGAAAGATCTCCCCAGAAGAAGCAGAGAACTGTGGCCTCTACCGCCTCCTCAGTGGCCCCGAGGTCCAGCTGGTGGCCCAGTCAGCATGGCTGAAGAACTTTCTGTCCAGAAAGATAGATGTTCAGGGCGTCaaccttcttttctcctctcgCCGAGGGCACCTCTTTCTGCAGACTGACCAGCCTGTTTATAACCCTGGCCAGCGGGGTGAGTCAagccctgggcctctgcctctggctctcccAGCCTGCCCAGGGCATGTTTGGCACCTGTAAGTAAGAGCCTGAATGTGCTACACAGGAAGGCTGCTTGGCAAATATTTGTTGTCCTCCTCTCACTGGCTGGGAGCAGTGAGGGCTGAGGCCCACCCTTTGCCAATGGATTCCTGCTCACCTCCTGCCCTTCTCTCCCAGTTCGATATCGGATCTTCGCTCTGGATCAAAAGATGCGCCCATCCACTGACACCCTGACGGTCACAGTAGAGGTGAGTTCCTGACTTCTGACCTTGACCAGGAGGGCTGCTGATCTGCCCTCCCACCCGTGACCACTTCTACTCCCACCGCAGAACTCCCATGGCCTCCGTGTGCGGAAGAGGGAAGTGCGCGTTTCCTCCATCTTCCAGGATGACTTCATGATTCCCGATATCTCAGAGTGagtgcatcccccccccccccccccccgccccggcctggCGACCGCCCCGCCATCCCCATCTTCATTGGCTCTCTGCCTCCAGCGCCCTGTCAGAGCTCAAACctcctctcacagttctgggcTCCCCTCCAAGTCAGCCCTCTTCCTGGGAGCCAGGCCTCTGGCCTCCTGCACAAGTGGGCTGAGTCCCTCCCCCATCTGTAGGCCAGGGACATGGAGGATCTCAGCCCGGTTCTCAGATAGCCGAGACTCGAACAGCAGCACCCAGTTTGAGGTGAAGAAATATGGTGAGAGCTGGAGACGCGAGAGACAAGCCTCTCCTTTCCTCAAGGAGAAACGGAGAGAAGGGGAGGtctggggacagggcagggcagggaggtgtGGGTGCCATAGCCCTGAAGGGAGGGAAGTTTTCAGAGGGTCCTTTCACTGGAGTCTGACCTGCCACCCCTTCACCCTGAGTCAGTCCTTCCCAACTTCGAGGTGAAGATTGTTCCTGGAAAGCCCTACATCCTGGCAGTGCCTGGCTTTCTTGATGAGATCCAATTAGACGTCCAGGCCAGGTAACTCTCCCATCTCCTGCGTGGGGCACGCAGGGTTCCCCATCAAGTCTGAAGGAGCTGTGAAGCCCTGGTTCCTCTTGCCCTagtgccacccccacccccaccctgagaCATGGGTGTTATTTCCTAAACTAACCCTCTTCCCACTCTCTCTGCGGCGGCAGGTACATCTATGGGAAGCCGGTGCAAGGGGTAGCATATGTGCGCTTTGGGCTCCTGAATGAGAATGGTGATAAGACTTTCCTTCGGGGGCTGGAGAGTCAGACTAAGGTAGGAAGGAGGGTGTGGGGAGtgtgggagggtggaggggaggggaggagagggaaagggaagggggtctgggggggtgggcaggagggtcctgccctctgtggggaagggcaggagggagacaAATCTCACCCTAGGCCCTGTTTTCTTCTATGCCCCAGCTGGTGGATGGCCAGTGCCACATTTCCCTCTCAAAGGCTGAGGTTCGAGGTGCCCTGGAGAAGCTTAACGTTAATGCTGCTGACCTCCCTGGGCTGCACCTCTATGTTGCAGCTGCCATCATTGAGTCTCCAGGTGAGGGGCTTCCCTTATTGtaacccctgcccccaacccctgaCCTTCGAGCTGACCCTCTGTTCTCCAGCATCGACATGATTCCCTGCTCTTCTTACCCTTGTGTCTTGTGTCTTGTGCCCAAAGCCAGAAAAGACCCAGGAGACTGTCTCTCCCCAACTGTGTTTCTGGGTGGTTTCAGGAGAAGGTACTCCTGCTTccatctcagttttctttttcccttcaccccaccccccacccccaacccccgtcCATCTGGCAGACACGTTACATACCATCTGTGTGCTGGGTCCTGTGTGGGCCTCAGCAAACAGAGATGAATACAGGACGGCCCATGCCCTGAGCAGCTCACTGTCTTGTGAGCAAGAAACGCTTGAGCTGCATTCCCCCTCACTCTCCTGCTCATCCTTCTGGGGCTCTCTGtcctccacctctctctgccccatctctTGCAGGAGGAGAGATGGAGGAAGCAGAGCTCACATCTTGGCGTTTTGTGTCATCTCCCTTCTCCTTGGATCTTAGCAACACCAAGCGACACTTTGTGCCTGGGGCCCCCTTTCTGCTGCAGGTTTCTTCTGGAGGAGAGGATGGGAGGGTGGGGTGTTGTCAAAAGGGCACATGGCCTCACTGAGCAGTCTCTTTTATctggccctcctccctgcccccaggccctggtCCGAGACGTATCTGGTTCCCCAGCCTCTGGTATTCCTGTCAAAGTTTCAGCCACGTTGTCTTCTGCTAGATCTGCTCCTAGAATCCAGGAGCTTGAACAAAACACAGATGGGAGCGGCCAAGTCACCATTCCCATCATTGTCTCTCAGTCCACTTCAGAAGTGCAGCTCTTGGTAGGATATCCGCTTGCGGGACAGGattggagaaggaaagaaaggctgGCTGGCTTCTGGAAAGCCAGGGGCTACCCTGGCTACCCCCCTGTCTTGGGCTTGGGGAAGAAGCTGGGTCCTGGGGTCTTTGCCACTGACCCTAGCCCTGCCCTGTCCCTCTTTCCAGGTGTCTGCAGGCTCCCCTCACCCTGCTGTAGCCAGGCTCACTGTGAGAGCCCCGCCCTCAGGAAGTTCTAGGTTTCTGTCCATTGAGCGGCCAGATCCTCGACCCCCTCGTGTCGAGGACACTCTCAACCTGAACCTGCGAGCTGTGGGTGTCAGCGGGGACAGCTTCTCTCATTACTACTACATGGTGCGCCTTGACCGGTTGTTGAGCAGGGCAGGGTGCAGGGATTGTCTCAGGCGGGAAGCAGCCCTGGGCACGGAGGGAACGGTTTTGGGATTGGGGATGTGCATGCAGTAAAGAGGAAACCATCCTTGCCCCAGATCCTGTCCCGGGGCCGGATTGTGTCTATGAATCGGGAGCCCAGGAGGGACCTGACCTCAGTCTCCGTGTTTGTGGACCATCAGTTGGCACCCTCCTTCTACTTTGTGGCCTTCTACTATCATGGGGACATTCCAGTGGCCAACTCCCTGCGGGTAGACATCCAGGCAGGGGCCTGTGAGGGCAAGGTAACTGGCATCGGGAGGGGCGGTGTGTTAGGGGAtcgagagagaaagaagagagattgCGAGCGGGTACACTGAGGAGGCGTGGGGCTGAAAGAAGCTCTCCCCACTCTGACTgccacctcctgcctctgccagCTGGAGCTGAATGTGGGCAGCAACAAGGACTATCATCCTGGGGAGACCGTAAAGCTCCACCTGCAAACAGATTCTCCAGCCCTGGTGGCACTAGGAGCCATGGACATGGCTCTGTATGCTGTGGGTGGGAAGTCCCACAAACCCCTCAACATGGACAAGGTTTGTCAAGACCTCAGTTTTCCCCGGCCCATCTCCCCTTTTTCGCTCATTGTCCTGCTGTCCTGAGCCCTGGACCCAACCCCGAGATCTCACGCAGGCTCCCCCGAGGCCTCCCTCATATCTAGACTCCTGTGGTCTATATTTCCCCATTCTCCGTATGTCTTTCAGGATTGCCCAAACCCTGCCTTCTCACCTGGAGCTGAGTGGCCGATCTGGCCCCTCAACTTGTCTGCAACATGCCGGCCTTTTCTTGCCAGGTCTTCCAAGTTATGAACAGCTATGACCTTGGCTGTGGTCCTGGAGGTGGAGACAATGCTCTTCAGGTGTTTGAGGCAGCTGGTCTGGCCTTTTCTGATGGAGACCTGTTGACCTCGGCCAGAAAGAGTGAgaacagaggaggaaggggggttGGGTGACGGGAAGatcaggaaggaggagggatCTGGGGGCATAAGATGGGAGGAGGGTCAGTGCATAGGAAGGGAGCAAGGAAGGGAAGTGGGAGGCTATGGACCCTCTGCTTGACTGCGTCCTGCTTTCCACCAGGTCTGAGCTGTCCCAAAGAAGGAAAGCTCTCCCGGAATAAGAGAAACGTGAACTTCCAAAAGGCGATTCATGAGAAGTGTGAGTTGTGGGTGCCTGTGTAGCTCTCCACTAGGCCCAAGGGTTGGGGTGACGGGTCTGCCTCTTGGCAGCTCCACTCCTGGGTGGGCCTTGTAAATGGTATTTGGGGCCAGAAACCCAAGCTCTGGGGTTGGGGATGGATGGAGGCTCTCTCCACTGGCCTCACCCAAGTTTCTGGTCTCTCAGGATGAGCCGTCGTGTATCTAGACGTCAGGGTAGGAAATGAGATGTGTCTCCATTTGGTTCCCCTGTGCTTACCCTCGCCTCGCCCTGCAGTGGGCCAGTATGCTTCCCCAGTAGCCAGGCGCTGCTGCCAGGATGGGCTGACGAGGCTGCCCATGGTACGCTCCTGCGAGCAGCGGGTGGCTCGAGTGCGGCACCCAGCCTGCCAGGGGCCCTTCCTGTCCTGCTGCCAGTTTGCTGAGGATCTGCGCAAGAAGTCCCGCTCCAGAGGCCAGGTGGGCCTTGCCCGAGGTGAGGCCCTGGGTGGTGCTGGGGGGCAGTCAGGCAGCCCTCTGGAAGGGCAGAATGGCCCCCCTCCTCATTGCCCTCCACTATGGTCTCCTAGCTCTGGAGGTCCTGCAGGAGGAGGACCTGATCGATGAAGATGACATTCCCGTGCGCAGCTTCTTCCCAGAGAACTGGCTCTGGACACTGGAAAAAGTGGACCGCATCCGCCAGTGAGGGGGTGTGGTGGGCTTGGCCTTATCTCTGGGCTCTTGTCTGGGGCTAGCCCAGGGTGTGACAGGGCTTCTTGCCTTTCCCTCCGCAGATTGTCACCGATGCTCCCTGACTCTCTGACCACGTGGGAGATCCATGGTGTGAGCTTGTCTGAAAGCACAGGTGACATGGCCCTGCCTAGACCTCGGTGCTCCCCCGTCTCTCTCCCCTGGACCCAAGCTCCCCATGTAGCCCTCTGCTCTTAGCATGGGGCTGGGGGCAAACTCCTGGGGACGTCTGTGTCGGTGTGTGCTGGGGCCCAGAGACTAGGAAGTGGCAGTGGGGGACGGGGAGTAGGGCAGAACTGGGTCACCTCTGGGACCCTGTGGCCTCTGGTCTCTGCGCCCCCTGCCTCACCGCCCCCCATCTGCCAGGCCTGTGTGTGGCTACACCAGTCCAGATCCAAGTGTTCCGTGAGTTTCACTTGCACCTCCGCCTGCCCGTCTCCATCCGCCGCTTTGAGCAGCTTGAGCTGCGGCCTGTCCTCTACAACTACCTGAAAGACAATCTGACCGTGAGGCCCTGGAGAAGCCTGAGCTTCCAGGGAGTGGGTGGGAGCTAGCGTGGGTGAAGTGTGGGGAGCCCAGCTGGGTGGGGGCTCTGGCCATCCCCGTCTTCCTGCACCCAGGTGAGCGTCCACGTGTCCCCAGTGGAGGGGCTGTGCCTGGCTGGAGGCGGAGGGCTGGCCCAGAGTGTCCTGGTGCCCGCAGGCTCTGCCCGGCCTGTCAGCTTCTCTGTGGTGCCCACGGCGGCGACAGCTGTATCCCTGAAGGTGGTGGctcgagggtcctgggatttccCCGTGGGGGATGCAGTGTCTAAGGTTCTACAAATTCAGGTGAATGGAGCAGTCCTGAGTCCAGGTCCCTAAGCTCCCAGATATACATTTTCTCCTCGCCCCTCAAACCCTCTATACCCTCTCTGCCGGCCAGGCCAGAGGCCCCTGAATACCTTGGTCTGATTGTCTTCTACAATTCTAATCCCACTCTGTCCCTGAGATTCAGACTCCCAAGTCCCAGGGGGTgtgcagtgggaggggcaggtcaTAGTGCTGTGTGACCTCTCATAGCTGCATTTCCCCTGAGACAGAAAGAAGGGGCCATCCACACGGAGGAGATTGTCTATGAACTCAATCCCCTGGGTGAGTGGCCCCCTGCCTCTGGCCACCAGTGTCCTAATTGGGAGATGTGGGCCGCCAAACAGGTTGCCAACTTCCCCCATTCCCCCAGACCACCGAGCCCGGACCTTGGAGATTCCCGGCAGCTCTGACCCCAATATCATCCCAGATGGAGATTTCAGCAGCCTTGTCAGGGTTACAGGTGGGAGTGCCCTCCAGTCTGTCCCCAGGGCAGCCTCAGATTCATGTGAAGCCCACAGACCCCTGTTAGATCCCCTGGGTCCCCAGACCTGCTCGCTGACCCTTGCCCCTCCATTTCCCCTCTAGCCTCACATCCCTTGGACACTTGGGGCTCTAAGGGGGTCTTGTCGCCGGGaggcctggcctccctcctgAGGCTTCCCCAGGGCTGTGGAGAACAAACCATGATCTACTTGGCTCCTACATTGGCTGCTTCCCGCTACCTGGACAAGACGGAGCAGTGGAGCACACTGCCTCCCGAGACAAAGGACCATGCTGTGGATCTGATCCAGAAAGGTGCCAGGCACAGGGCGAGTAGGCATGGGGCTGGGAGGCGACAGTTAGAGGCAGGGGGTGGCCCAGCTTGCTGGAGGGAACAGGAGGGGGTGCCTGTAGGGATTGGGGAGCGTGGCCCCGGGCACCTGTGGTGGGGAGTGAGTGTCACCTCAGCAGCTGCCTCTTGTCCTCAAGGTTACATGCGGATCCAGCAGTTTCGTAAAACGAATGGTTCCTACGGGGCTTGGTTACATCGAGATAGCAGTACCTGGTGAGGTTGGGAGTGTTTCCAGGTCTCTGAGAGGggctgggggtagggtggggtgcaGAGCCAGGTACAGTGGGAGGGTGGGTAACCGGTGCCTGGGTGAGCAGGGATGTGTCCCCTGTGGGGACCAGGCACTGTCCCCAGCCATCTTGCTCTCCCCACCAGGCTGACGGCCTTTGTGCTGAAGGTACTGAGTCTGGCTCAGGAGCAGGTGGGCGGCTCACCTGAAAAGCTGCAGGAGACAGCCAAGTGGCTGCTGTCCCAGCAGCAGGCGGACGGTTCATTCCAGGACCCTTGCCCGGTCTTACACAGGGGCATGCAGGTT
This region includes:
- the LOC481722 gene encoding complement C4-A isoform X1; this translates as MRAYVYTCTPRLLLFSPSVVHLGVPLSVGVQLQDVPRGQVVAGSVFLRNPSNLNALCSTKADFTLSSEKDFVLLSLQISPEEAENCGLYRLLSGPEVQLVAQSAWLKNFLSRKIDVQGVNLLFSSRRGHLFLQTDQPVYNPGQRVRYRIFALDQKMRPSTDTLTVTVENSHGLRVRKREVRVSSIFQDDFMIPDISEPGTWRISARFSDSRDSNSSTQFEVKKYVLPNFEVKIVPGKPYILAVPGFLDEIQLDVQARYIYGKPVQGVAYVRFGLLNENGDKTFLRGLESQTKLVDGQCHISLSKAEVRGALEKLNVNAADLPGLHLYVAAAIIESPGGEMEEAELTSWRFVSSPFSLDLSNTKRHFVPGAPFLLQALVRDVSGSPASGIPVKVSATLSSARSAPRIQELEQNTDGSGQVTIPIIVSQSTSEVQLLVSAGSPHPAVARLTVRAPPSGSSRFLSIERPDPRPPRVEDTLNLNLRAVGVSGDSFSHYYYMILSRGRIVSMNREPRRDLTSVSVFVDHQLAPSFYFVAFYYHGDIPVANSLRVDIQAGACEGKLELNVGSNKDYHPGETVKLHLQTDSPALVALGAMDMALYAVGGKSHKPLNMDKVFQVMNSYDLGCGPGGGDNALQVFEAAGLAFSDGDLLTSARKSLSCPKEGKLSRNKRNVNFQKAIHEKLGQYASPVARRCCQDGLTRLPMVRSCEQRVARVRHPACQGPFLSCCQFAEDLRKKSRSRGQVGLARALEVLQEEDLIDEDDIPVRSFFPENWLWTLEKVDRIRQLSPMLPDSLTTWEIHGVSLSESTGLCVATPVQIQVFREFHLHLRLPVSIRRFEQLELRPVLYNYLKDNLTVSVHVSPVEGLCLAGGGGLAQSVLVPAGSARPVSFSVVPTAATAVSLKVVARGSWDFPVGDAVSKVLQIQKEGAIHTEEIVYELNPLDHRARTLEIPGSSDPNIIPDGDFSSLVRVTASHPLDTWGSKGVLSPGGLASLLRLPQGCGEQTMIYLAPTLAASRYLDKTEQWSTLPPETKDHAVDLIQKGYMRIQQFRKTNGSYGAWLHRDSSTWLTAFVLKVLSLAQEQVGGSPEKLQETAKWLLSQQQADGSFQDPCPVLHRGMQGGLVGDDETVALTAFVVIALQHGLAIFQDDAAEQLKQKVETSILRANLFLGEKASVGTLGAHAAAITAYALTLSKAPEDLQEVAHRNLLAMAQKAGDNLYWGSVPGSQGNVIPPTLVPQGPTDPVPQAPAVWIETTAYALLDLLLREGKSEMADHAAAWLTHQGGFQGGFRSTQDTVIALDALSAYWIVSHTTKERELNVTLSSIGRSGFKSHELQLNNHQVQGLEEELQFSLGSKINVKVGGNSKGILKILRTYNVLDLKNTTCEDLQIEVSVVGHVEYTREANEDYEDYVYEEVPAKDDPDASSQTVTPLELFERRRNRRRREAPKAPEEEESRVQYTVCIWRNGKVGLSGMAIADITLLSGFSALRADLEKLTSLSDRYVSHFETEGPHVLLYFDSVPTSRECVGFGAVQEVPVGLVQPASAALYDYYNPEHKCSVFYGAPTKSKLLSTLCSADVCQCAEGKCPRQRRALERGLQDEAGYRMRFACYYPRVQYGFQVKVLREDGRAAFRLFETSITQVIHFTKDTKAKVGQTRNFLVRDSCRLRLEPGKEYLIMGLDGATSDLKGDPQYLLDSNSWIEEMPSKRLCQSTRHRAACAQLSDFLQEYGTQGCQV